From Streptomyces sp. NBC_00775, one genomic window encodes:
- a CDS encoding ferredoxin reductase, whose protein sequence is MTSTALRSRAWKLLEMVTTPLLPSDYLDLVSPLRAGADLRGRIEAVHPETGDAATIVIRPGRGWRGHTAGQYVRIGVDVDGVRLWRAYSLTSPTNRQDGRVTITVKAIPDGKVSNHLVRRAKPGTLIQLDQPTGDFVLPQAKPAKVLYLTAGSGITPVMGMLRDTEFDDVVMVHCAPQPQDVIFRNELHDLVADKKLRLTEVHTDTDGMLDIARLDELVPDWAERETWACGPAGLLDAAEEHWTEHGAPERLHTERFRPSIVVAGDGGEVTFSATGKTVDADGATPLLDIGEEAGVLMPSGCRMGICFGCVTPLKAGAVRDLRTGEITEAEPGVLIQTCVSAAAGPCDIER, encoded by the coding sequence ATGACGAGTACAGCCCTCCGCAGCAGGGCGTGGAAACTGCTGGAGATGGTCACGACGCCGCTGCTGCCGTCGGACTACCTCGACCTGGTCAGCCCGCTGCGTGCGGGCGCTGACCTGCGTGGGCGCATCGAGGCCGTGCACCCCGAGACGGGTGACGCCGCGACCATCGTGATCAGGCCGGGACGGGGCTGGCGCGGCCACACAGCCGGTCAGTACGTGCGGATCGGGGTCGACGTCGACGGGGTGCGCCTGTGGCGTGCCTACTCCCTCACCTCGCCCACAAACCGCCAGGACGGCCGCGTCACGATCACCGTGAAGGCGATCCCGGACGGCAAGGTCAGCAACCACCTGGTCCGCAGGGCGAAACCGGGCACGCTGATCCAGCTCGACCAGCCGACCGGTGACTTCGTGCTGCCGCAGGCCAAGCCCGCCAAGGTGCTCTACCTGACGGCCGGCAGCGGCATCACGCCCGTGATGGGCATGCTGCGCGACACCGAGTTCGACGACGTCGTCATGGTCCACTGCGCGCCACAGCCGCAAGACGTGATCTTCCGCAACGAACTGCACGACCTGGTCGCGGACAAGAAGCTGCGGCTCACCGAGGTGCACACCGACACAGACGGCATGCTCGACATCGCCCGTCTCGACGAACTCGTGCCCGACTGGGCCGAGCGCGAGACCTGGGCTTGCGGGCCCGCTGGCCTGCTCGACGCCGCCGAAGAGCACTGGACCGAGCACGGCGCACCAGAGCGCCTGCACACCGAACGCTTCCGCCCCAGCATCGTCGTCGCCGGCGACGGCGGCGAGGTCACGTTCAGCGCCACCGGCAAGACCGTCGACGCGGACGGCGCCACGCCGTTGCTGGACATCGGCGAGGAGGCCGGCGTGCTCATGCCCTCCGGGTGCCGCATGGGCATCTGCTTCGGCTGCGTCACGCCGCTCAAGGCGGGCGCCGTCCGCGACCTGCGCACCGGCGAGATCACCGAGGCCGAGCCCGGCGTCCTCATCCAGACCTGCGTGTCCGCCGCGGCGGGCCCCTGCGACATCGAACGGTAG
- a CDS encoding PucR family transcriptional regulator, protein MSHAIRRASELVLDETTVTALRAALKTTADEVVQAIIDEVPPYANALSGHMGATIRRAVRTALGHYLDRASGNATGGDAGDAAYELGRGEVRDGRSMDALLSAYRVGARVAWRCLAAGAVPAGLPAAEVAKFAELTFAYIDELSAASAAGHADELAARGRDHERHLEHLARDLLAGASPDVLLASAQRAGWQPPVSLTAVLLPAAQARPAYRALDPSTLVLDDLPDATGVLLVPDADRSHLLRQLTDRTAVVGPARPWTRATASYARAVRARSLSSDIHDTEDHLPELVLSADMDAFADLRARALAPLRTLPVATARRLEETLREWLLHQGRRDEVAAALFIHPQTVRYRMSQLRELFPDLASPHRVLELTLAVGLRVS, encoded by the coding sequence GTGAGCCATGCAATCCGGAGGGCCAGCGAACTGGTCCTGGATGAGACGACGGTCACCGCACTGCGGGCCGCGCTGAAGACCACCGCCGACGAGGTCGTCCAGGCGATCATCGACGAGGTCCCTCCCTACGCCAACGCCCTTTCGGGCCACATGGGCGCCACCATCCGCCGAGCCGTCCGCACCGCCCTGGGGCACTACCTGGACCGCGCGAGCGGGAACGCCACAGGCGGCGACGCCGGTGACGCCGCCTACGAGCTGGGCCGCGGCGAGGTGCGCGACGGCCGTTCGATGGACGCCCTGCTCAGCGCCTACCGCGTCGGCGCCCGCGTGGCCTGGCGATGCCTGGCAGCGGGTGCCGTACCCGCAGGTCTGCCCGCCGCCGAGGTCGCCAAGTTCGCCGAGCTGACCTTCGCCTACATCGACGAGCTCTCCGCCGCGAGCGCCGCGGGCCACGCCGACGAACTGGCCGCCCGGGGCAGGGACCACGAGCGCCACCTGGAACACCTGGCCCGCGACCTCCTCGCCGGCGCGAGCCCGGACGTGCTGCTGGCCTCCGCTCAACGGGCCGGGTGGCAGCCTCCGGTTTCACTGACCGCGGTCCTGCTGCCCGCCGCCCAGGCCCGGCCTGCCTACCGCGCGCTCGACCCGAGCACCCTCGTCCTGGACGATCTGCCGGACGCCACCGGTGTGCTGCTCGTCCCCGATGCCGACCGATCACATCTCTTGCGGCAGCTGACCGACCGCACCGCCGTGGTCGGCCCGGCCCGGCCATGGACTCGTGCGACCGCCTCGTACGCACGAGCCGTACGCGCCCGCTCCCTCTCCTCTGATATTCACGACACCGAGGACCACCTGCCCGAACTGGTGCTGAGCGCCGACATGGACGCGTTCGCAGACCTGCGTGCCCGAGCCCTCGCACCGTTGCGGACCTTGCCTGTCGCGACCGCACGGCGGCTGGAGGAGACGTTGCGGGAGTGGCTGCTGCACCAGGGCAGACGGGACGAGGTGGCGGCGGCGTTGTTCATCCATCCCCAGACAGTCCGGTACCGGATGTCGCAGCTGCGGGAGCTGTTTCCGGATCTCGCATCGCCACACCGGGTCCTTGAACTGACGCTGGCGGTCGGTCTTCGGGTCAGCTGA
- a CDS encoding thioredoxin family protein has translation MAKRVHQPREDAEFDFILGMSGVPVLAYFTGTWPKAIEPCRAMDLVVGDIADEYTGRLTAVRTDITRCPAATERYGITGAPSYVLLKEGEAVAHGTGPMTIAEIRKFLDGHL, from the coding sequence ATGGCGAAGCGGGTTCACCAACCCCGTGAGGACGCGGAGTTCGATTTCATCCTCGGGATGAGCGGAGTTCCGGTCCTTGCATACTTCACCGGGACATGGCCCAAGGCAATCGAGCCCTGCCGGGCGATGGACCTCGTCGTGGGTGACATCGCCGACGAGTACACGGGCCGCCTGACGGCCGTCCGCACCGACATCACGCGCTGTCCGGCCGCAACCGAGCGATACGGGATCACCGGAGCCCCGTCCTACGTCCTGCTGAAGGAGGGAGAGGCGGTGGCGCACGGCACGGGGCCTATGACCATCGCCGAGATACGGAAGTTCCTGGACGGCCACCTCTGA
- a CDS encoding DUF1330 domain-containing protein, producing the protein MSKGYWVSVYRTIADPEKLAAYNKLARPAVAAAGGRLLARDGRVVAYDAGIAERTILIEFDSFEQAVAARASAAYQEALAALADGVERDFRIIEGLD; encoded by the coding sequence GTGTCCAAGGGCTATTGGGTCAGCGTCTACCGCACCATTGCGGACCCCGAGAAGCTGGCTGCCTACAACAAGCTGGCTCGTCCAGCCGTAGCGGCCGCGGGCGGGCGGCTGCTCGCCCGCGACGGCCGGGTCGTCGCATACGACGCCGGAATCGCCGAGCGCACCATCCTGATCGAGTTCGACAGCTTCGAACAGGCGGTCGCCGCACGTGCGAGTGCGGCCTACCAGGAGGCGCTGGCCGCACTTGCTGACGGCGTCGAGCGCGACTTCCGCATCATCGAAGGCCTCGACTGA
- a CDS encoding MFS transporter yields the protein MSTVLIRSEARLLVPALMFIALVVAAVASLGTPLITSVATTFHVSLDSAQWTLTIALLSGAVATPVLGRLGAGPHRRATILATLAIVVVGSALTVLPLPFAWLLVGRAAQGVGLGLTALMMGVARDHLPEERSAATIALISVVSIIGAGVGYPLAALLAEFGGLRAAYGLGLLVTAIAFVTAWRSMPAAPEGRSAHVNVAGALVLAGGLLLVLFLAGERSLWSRHLAVAVTLAVAAVLLLCVWTVSELRTKTPLVDVRAVRHPAVAGANIAMFVGGSGMYLLLTLITRYAQTPHSADYGFGLTTFVAGLVLIPFSVLGFIAGKVTPRVRERIDGPLLLAGSAAIVGGGFVLFATARSNLAELLAAMGVLGFGVGSFSAAMPGVILAVTPKSETSSAMSFNYVVRSVGYSLGSAIGGLVLAAGTATGRLFPNDDAYTTAALVGVAAMAITTMASLALALALARRRSPETNPITAPVGVPGLGRSSRTGS from the coding sequence ATGAGCACTGTCCTGATACGTTCCGAGGCACGTCTGCTGGTCCCCGCCCTGATGTTCATCGCCCTGGTCGTGGCGGCGGTCGCCAGCCTCGGGACGCCGCTCATCACCAGCGTGGCGACCACGTTCCACGTCTCCCTCGACAGCGCGCAGTGGACGCTGACCATCGCCCTGCTCAGCGGCGCCGTCGCCACACCCGTCCTCGGCCGGCTCGGAGCCGGTCCGCACCGGCGGGCCACGATTCTCGCCACGCTGGCGATCGTCGTCGTCGGCAGCGCGCTCACCGTGCTGCCGCTGCCGTTCGCCTGGCTGCTCGTGGGCAGAGCGGCCCAAGGCGTCGGACTCGGTCTCACGGCGCTGATGATGGGCGTGGCCCGCGACCATCTTCCCGAGGAGCGCAGCGCGGCCACGATCGCCCTGATCTCAGTGGTCTCCATCATCGGAGCCGGCGTCGGCTACCCGCTGGCCGCGCTGCTCGCCGAGTTCGGCGGACTGCGGGCCGCCTACGGCCTCGGCCTGCTCGTCACCGCCATCGCCTTCGTGACCGCGTGGCGCTCCATGCCCGCAGCTCCCGAAGGCCGCTCCGCTCACGTGAACGTGGCCGGTGCGCTCGTCCTGGCGGGTGGACTGCTCCTCGTCCTGTTCCTGGCCGGCGAGAGGAGCCTGTGGAGCCGACACCTCGCCGTGGCGGTGACCCTTGCCGTCGCCGCCGTACTCCTGCTCTGCGTCTGGACCGTTTCCGAACTGCGAACCAAGACGCCCCTGGTCGACGTCCGGGCGGTACGGCACCCGGCGGTCGCCGGGGCGAACATCGCCATGTTCGTCGGCGGGAGCGGCATGTACCTCCTGCTCACGCTCATCACCCGCTACGCGCAGACGCCGCACAGCGCCGACTACGGCTTCGGACTGACCACCTTCGTGGCGGGGCTGGTCCTCATCCCGTTCTCCGTGCTGGGGTTCATCGCCGGCAAGGTCACGCCGCGGGTCCGCGAACGGATCGACGGCCCCCTGCTCCTGGCCGGCAGCGCCGCCATCGTCGGCGGCGGGTTCGTCCTGTTCGCCACCGCCCGGTCCAACCTGGCCGAACTGCTCGCGGCCATGGGCGTGCTGGGTTTCGGCGTCGGCAGCTTCTCGGCCGCCATGCCCGGCGTCATCCTGGCCGTCACCCCCAAGAGCGAGACGTCGAGCGCCATGAGCTTCAACTACGTCGTCCGCAGCGTCGGGTACTCCCTGGGCAGCGCCATCGGCGGTCTGGTCCTGGCCGCCGGCACCGCCACGGGCCGCCTCTTCCCGAACGACGACGCCTACACGACCGCGGCGCTGGTCGGCGTCGCCGCGATGGCGATCACGACGATGGCCAGCCTCGCCCTCGCCCTCGCCCTCGCCCGCCGACGCTCACCCGAGACCAATCCGATCACAGCCCCAGTCGGTGTGCCGGGCCTGGGCCGGTCGAGTCGAACCGGAAGCTGA
- a CDS encoding MarR family winged helix-turn-helix transcriptional regulator, giving the protein MSRRDAAHGASDAIGSALYGLATRAVRRLPRDMSLTSAATLATLDKTGPRRITDLAVSEGVTQPAMTVLVRVMEESGLVERKGDPSDKRVTLVCLTEAGASYVRTRRQAGVDAYARLIDELTGDEVEALAAALPALLHLAELESHAREESDR; this is encoded by the coding sequence ATGAGTCGCCGAGACGCCGCGCACGGCGCTTCCGATGCCATCGGGTCAGCCCTCTACGGTCTGGCCACCAGGGCCGTGAGACGCCTTCCCCGCGACATGAGCCTGACGTCCGCCGCCACCTTGGCCACCCTGGACAAGACCGGCCCGCGACGGATCACCGATCTGGCGGTGTCCGAGGGCGTCACCCAGCCCGCGATGACCGTCCTGGTCCGGGTGATGGAGGAATCCGGGCTGGTCGAACGGAAGGGCGATCCGTCCGACAAGCGGGTCACCCTGGTGTGCCTGACCGAGGCCGGCGCGTCGTACGTCCGGACGCGACGCCAGGCGGGCGTCGACGCGTACGCGCGGTTGATCGACGAACTCACCGGTGACGAGGTCGAGGCCTTGGCAGCAGCCCTTCCAGCGCTGCTGCATCTGGCGGAGCTCGAAAGCCACGCCCGAGAGGAGTCGGACCGGTGA
- a CDS encoding transposase yields the protein MVQAARDFEVSWPVANTAFTAAAEAALPKDTPPVTHLGIDETRRGKAKFRLVEAPDGGEIWEVVADRWHVGLVDLLGGAGLLGQVEGRTAASVSAWIGAQTRQWRAGVQVVAIDMCTVFKAAVRDSLPHVSAWWPQILAAITTGVTSAASEGINRAIKTDVVHVYANAL from the coding sequence ATGGTGCAGGCCGCGCGCGACTTCGAGGTGTCGTGGCCGGTGGCGAACACCGCGTTCACGGCCGCGGCCGAGGCTGCGCTGCCGAAGGACACGCCGCCGGTGACACACCTGGGGATCGACGAGACCCGACGCGGGAAGGCGAAGTTCCGCCTGGTCGAGGCGCCCGACGGCGGTGAGATCTGGGAAGTCGTCGCCGACCGGTGGCATGTCGGGCTGGTTGACCTGCTCGGCGGTGCCGGCCTGCTGGGGCAGGTCGAGGGCCGCACCGCGGCGAGTGTGTCGGCGTGGATCGGCGCCCAGACTCGCCAGTGGCGGGCCGGGGTCCAGGTGGTCGCGATCGACATGTGCACCGTGTTCAAAGCCGCGGTGCGCGACTCGCTGCCGCACGTCAGCGCGTGGTGGCCGCAGATCCTCGCCGCGATCACGACCGGCGTCACCAGCGCCGCCTCCGAAGGGATCAACAGGGCGATCAAAACCGACGTCGTTCATGTTTACGCGAACGCGTTGTAA
- the sbnA gene encoding 2,3-diaminopropionate biosynthesis protein SbnA gives MPVITAPHAFNEGQLYVDLEPIYGRSLFLKCEGFNFAGSIKLKAATEMVEAAERNGVLKPNSILVESSSGNLGVALSMIAASKGYRFLCVTDSRCNLSTRLLMEALGSRVLTISDLDANGGFLGARLNCVRALCDADDRYVWLSQYTNPGNWQAHYRRTAPEIAQGFPRLDVLFVGAGTTGTLMGCARYFRQWPRPVRIVAVDSAGSVIFGGAPGRRMIPGLGMSMRPPLLDESYVDEVISVEETDTIRACHRMARHGFLFGGSTGTVVSGAMRWLAEHDDGRELTAVAISPDLGERYLDTVYQSNWLQDLYGEEVIGFDEGAEGSWATGPMATRQESRPPHHPQTGDGGGGWHHRYQDRKA, from the coding sequence ATGCCCGTCATCACCGCTCCCCATGCCTTCAACGAAGGACAGCTCTATGTCGACCTTGAGCCCATCTACGGGCGCTCCCTGTTCCTGAAGTGCGAAGGCTTCAACTTTGCCGGTTCGATCAAGCTGAAGGCCGCGACCGAGATGGTGGAGGCCGCCGAGCGGAACGGAGTCCTCAAGCCGAACTCGATCCTGGTCGAGTCCTCGTCGGGCAACCTCGGCGTGGCGCTGAGCATGATCGCGGCGAGCAAGGGCTACCGGTTCCTGTGTGTGACGGACTCCCGGTGCAACCTGTCGACCAGACTCCTGATGGAGGCATTGGGCAGCCGGGTGCTCACCATCTCCGACCTGGACGCCAACGGCGGCTTCCTGGGCGCACGCCTCAACTGCGTCCGCGCGCTGTGCGATGCCGACGACCGCTACGTGTGGCTCAGTCAGTACACCAATCCGGGCAACTGGCAGGCGCACTACCGCAGGACGGCGCCGGAGATCGCCCAGGGCTTCCCGCGCCTGGACGTGCTGTTCGTCGGCGCCGGCACCACCGGGACTCTGATGGGCTGCGCACGCTACTTCCGTCAGTGGCCCCGGCCGGTACGGATCGTCGCGGTGGACAGCGCAGGCTCAGTGATCTTCGGTGGTGCGCCTGGCCGCCGCATGATTCCCGGTCTCGGCATGAGCATGCGGCCGCCACTGCTCGACGAGTCCTACGTGGACGAGGTGATAAGCGTCGAAGAGACGGACACCATCCGTGCCTGCCATCGCATGGCCAGACACGGATTCCTGTTCGGCGGCTCCACCGGCACGGTCGTCAGCGGCGCCATGCGCTGGCTGGCCGAGCATGATGACGGACGTGAACTCACCGCGGTGGCCATCTCCCCGGACCTCGGCGAGCGCTATCTCGACACCGTCTACCAATCCAACTGGCTGCAGGATCTGTACGGAGAGGAGGTGATTGGTTTCGACGAGGGGGCCGAAGGTTCCTGGGCAACCGGCCCTATGGCAACGCGCCAGGAGAGCCGCCCACCGCACCACCCGCAGACCGGCGACGGCGGTGGTGGCTGGCACCATCGGTACCAGGACCGCAAAGCGTAG
- the sbnB gene encoding 2,3-diaminopropionate biosynthesis protein SbnB: MTGNQPSTTVTAAVAASATTEQHSVRPFAVISGAQVQQVLEGREKQIVDLVEATYRLHGAGHSVNPPSYFLRFADRPSSRIIALPASIGGHVGVDGLKWISSFPENVQAGIPRASAVLILNDRDTGYPFACLESSIISATRTAASAALAADRLSRGRPRPTRVGFFGTGLIARYIHMFLAGSGWSFDEIGVHDLSADSAAGFRRYLEQSGTAGRITVHDNAEELIRCSDLVVFATVAGEPHISDPAWFSHHPVVLHVSLRDLAPEIVLASTNIVDDVEHCLKADTSPHLAEQLTGNRDFLHGTLDDVIAGRVAVPADRPVVFSPFGLGVLDLAVGKYVYDEVVRSGELHVIDDFFHDMRRYG, from the coding sequence ATGACCGGCAACCAACCGTCGACCACCGTCACCGCCGCCGTGGCGGCTTCGGCGACGACCGAGCAGCACAGCGTGCGGCCCTTCGCGGTGATCTCCGGTGCCCAGGTCCAGCAGGTGCTGGAGGGGCGCGAGAAGCAGATCGTCGACTTGGTCGAGGCCACCTACCGGCTGCACGGCGCGGGTCACTCGGTGAACCCGCCGTCGTACTTCCTGCGTTTCGCCGACCGCCCGTCCTCCCGGATCATCGCGCTGCCGGCTTCGATCGGCGGGCACGTAGGGGTGGACGGCCTGAAGTGGATCTCCAGCTTCCCGGAGAACGTACAGGCCGGCATCCCGAGGGCGTCCGCCGTGCTGATCCTCAACGACCGGGACACCGGCTACCCGTTCGCCTGCCTGGAGAGTTCCATCATCAGCGCCACCAGGACGGCCGCGTCGGCGGCGTTGGCCGCGGACCGGCTCAGCCGGGGCCGACCGCGGCCCACGCGCGTCGGGTTCTTCGGGACGGGCCTGATCGCCCGCTACATCCACATGTTCCTGGCCGGCAGCGGCTGGTCGTTCGACGAGATCGGCGTACACGACCTGTCCGCCGACAGCGCGGCCGGGTTCCGCCGCTACCTCGAGCAGTCGGGCACCGCGGGCCGGATCACGGTGCACGACAACGCCGAGGAGCTGATCCGCTGCAGCGACCTGGTGGTCTTCGCCACCGTCGCCGGTGAGCCGCACATCAGCGACCCCGCGTGGTTCTCGCACCATCCCGTGGTGCTGCACGTGTCGCTGCGCGACCTCGCGCCGGAGATCGTTCTGGCCTCGACCAACATCGTCGACGACGTCGAGCACTGTCTGAAGGCCGACACCTCACCGCATCTGGCCGAACAGCTCACCGGCAACCGGGACTTCCTGCACGGCACGTTGGACGACGTGATAGCGGGCCGGGTGGCGGTGCCGGCGGACCGGCCGGTGGTGTTCTCGCCCTTCGGCCTCGGGGTGCTCGACCTCGCGGTCGGCAAGTACGTCTACGACGAAGTGGTCCGCTCCGGAGAGCTGCACGTCATCGACGACTTCTTCCATGACATGCGCCGGTACGGATGA
- a CDS encoding TauD/TfdA family dioxygenase: MSSTSPAPLLDDVELQPGRPPILRTEPPGDAPGWAAEHRDALRAVVAEQGCVLIRGLGLRDVAGTGAVFERLSTGLMAEREAFAPRRTYADGVYSSAQWPPNQPMCMHHELSYTLEFPGLMLFACLTAPAEGGATGVADAATVLEELPTELAERFEREGWLLTRSYNDEIGSSLIEAFGTDDRGAVERYCRANAIEFDWQPDGGLRTRQRRSAVMRHPVTGRRCWFNQIAFLNEWTLASEVREYLVEDYGADGLPFNTRFGGGDPIGEDVVTLLNKIYEANTARERWQAGDLMLVDNIRTAHSREPFEGSREVLVAMADSVRLSDCSPNFEVTVR, translated from the coding sequence ATGTCCTCCACATCCCCGGCGCCGCTGCTCGACGACGTCGAGCTCCAACCCGGCCGGCCTCCGATACTGCGGACCGAGCCCCCCGGCGACGCGCCGGGCTGGGCGGCCGAGCACCGGGACGCGCTGCGCGCCGTCGTCGCCGAGCAGGGCTGCGTCCTGATCCGCGGCCTCGGGCTGCGCGACGTGGCCGGGACCGGTGCGGTCTTCGAGCGGCTGAGCACCGGGCTGATGGCGGAGCGGGAGGCCTTCGCGCCCCGGCGGACCTACGCCGACGGCGTGTACTCCTCCGCGCAGTGGCCGCCGAACCAGCCGATGTGCATGCACCACGAACTGAGCTACACGCTGGAGTTCCCCGGCCTGATGCTGTTCGCCTGCCTCACCGCACCCGCCGAGGGCGGGGCGACCGGAGTGGCCGACGCGGCGACCGTGCTCGAGGAGCTGCCCACCGAGCTGGCCGAGCGGTTCGAGCGGGAGGGTTGGCTGCTCACCCGCAGCTACAACGACGAGATCGGGTCGTCCCTCATCGAGGCCTTCGGCACCGACGACCGGGGCGCCGTCGAACGTTACTGCCGCGCCAATGCGATCGAGTTCGATTGGCAACCCGACGGGGGCCTGCGCACCAGGCAGCGCCGCAGCGCCGTGATGCGCCATCCGGTCACCGGCCGACGCTGCTGGTTCAACCAGATCGCGTTCCTCAACGAGTGGACGCTGGCCTCCGAGGTCCGCGAGTACCTCGTCGAGGACTACGGCGCCGACGGGCTGCCGTTCAACACCCGTTTCGGAGGCGGTGACCCGATCGGCGAGGACGTGGTGACACTGCTCAACAAGATCTACGAGGCCAACACCGCACGCGAGCGGTGGCAGGCCGGCGACCTGATGCTCGTCGACAACATCCGCACCGCGCACAGCCGGGAGCCCTTCGAGGGATCGCGCGAGGTGCTCGTCGCGATGGCCGACTCGGTACGACTGTCCGACTGCTCGCCGAACTTCGAGGTGACCGTCCGATGA